The sequence ACCGACAGTTGCATTAACGGGAAGCGCGGTTCACAACGGCGACGTTACGAAAATGAACTTTGGTGCAACATCAATTCAGTTTCAACCAGATAATTCGTATCGGGTGGGATTCACTGCGAACCAAACGTTGTTCGATGGAAAACGTTTAAAATATAACCAAACGATGCAAGAGCTAATGCTTAATCGCATTCGCAGTGAGAGGGTTCGCACTGAATTAGATCTCGCATATCAGGTGTCAAGTATTTACAATCGCTGGATATCGGTAACGATTATCGAACGGATTGCAAAACTGTCGGCTACTTCGGCACAAGAACATGCCGCGTTAACCGAGAAACGTTTTCTCGCCGGTCAGGTATCGAAGTTAGATAAGCTTCGAGCGAGTGTATCGGCGAATCAAATGGAAGTGAATGCACTGAATGCGGTTGCAAATCAGCGCAGGGTAATTGAAACAATAAATCTTCTCACAGGATTAACGTTATCCGAAAGTAACTTCCCCAGCGACACTGCTACATCATCGCACGCGAAACCGACACTGGAGAGCGGCTTGCAAGCGGCGAAGGAACTACGACCCGAGTATCGACAATTGGCAGCCAACCGCGCTATCGCGGCGACCGGCGTTACCATTGCTAAGAGCGGATTGTACCCGATGGTGAGCGCATCGACGAATCTACTTTGGGTAAATGGTTCCGACCCATAT comes from bacterium and encodes:
- a CDS encoding TolC family protein; this encodes MIVRLPKWCIQFALLAFGFHVANAQPVSLDDCFLAASQHNANRKLSSEKLVEVSAKIAEAKGQRGPTVALTGSAVHNGDVTKMNFGATSIQFQPDNSYRVGFTANQTLFDGKRLKYNQTMQELMLNRIRSERVRTELDLAYQVSSIYNRWISVTIIERIAKLSATSAQEHAALTEKRFLAGQVSKLDKLRASVSANQMEVNALNAVANQRRVIETINLLTGLTLSESNFPSDTATSSHAKPTLESGLQAAKELRPEYRQLAANRAIAATGVTIAKSGLYPMVSASTNLLWVNGSDPYNPDKLKRQWNVGIQCNYNLFDGKQSKARIEAAKSSYRQVDIFINDFAYTIRNEIEQALISLDDAERRVAMQRVYVEQAEEAHRMATVQFAAGQTSAQEVSDAELALSTARLNCEQARFDYRNALLEYEKATGELSLRFTAEALK